The window CCCTTTGCCGCGAGGCGGCCGCCGTCAGCGAGGACGCCGCCTTGCTGCGGGTCATCCTCGAGCGCTGGAAGGGCGTGGACCCCGCCGACGCCGAGGCCTTCTTCGCCGAGCGCCAGATGCAGCGGCCGGGCTCGCCCCTCGCCGCCGTCCTGCGCGGACTCGCCTGCCGCGAGCCGGTCGAGGGACTGCGCTGGGGGCGGCATGCGATCGAGATCGAGCCGGGCAACCTCGGCGCCTACGAGCTGCTGACCGGCATCTACCTGCGCGGGCTGCTGCGCGCGCAGACGCCGGCGCCCGGACTTGCCGAGAGCTTCCCGGACGATCGCGAGGCCTTCGCCCGCTTCCTCTCGCTGAGCGGCGAGAGCTCCCAGGCCCAGCAGGCGATGGAGAACTACCTGCTCTACACGGGCGACGCCGAGGGCGCTCTGGCCCTCTTCGAGCGCGCGAAGGCCGCGGGCGCTCGCTGGGCGACGGACCAGGAGCTGGCGCGCATCCAGATCTACCGCGGCCGCTACGAGGAGGCGAAGACGCTCTACGCCGCCGGCATCGACGCCATGGTGCAGGCGGGGCGTCTCGGGGCGGAGGAACGGGACGAGTACGTCGACTACTACTGGGCCAGCGGCCTGCGCGAGGCCAAGGCCTACGAAGTCCTCCTCGCCGACCAGCGCGCCCGGGCCGTGCCCGGCGCGGCCGACCTCGCCGCGCGGCACTACGACATCGGCTGCCTGGAGGCGCTGCTCGGCCGGCGGGACCCCGCCTTCGCGGCCCTGCGCGCGGCGGCCGCAGCCGGCTACGCCGACCCGAAGCATCTCGCCGAGGATCCCGACCTCGCGAGCCTGCGCGAAGACCCGGCCTGGGCGCCGCTCGCCGAGCAGGTGGCCGCGAACAAGGCCGCCGGGCGCGCGGCACGGAGCACGAGCGCCCTGGCCGCCATGATCGATCGCCCGGCGCCGGACTGGACCCTGCGCACGCTGGCCGGCGACAGCCTCCGCCTCGCCGACTTGCGCGGCCAGGTGCTCGTCCTGGACTTCTGGGCCACCTGGTGCGGCCCCTGCCGCCTGGCGATGCCCGTGCTCGACGAATGGATGAAGACGAAGAAGCCCGCAGGCCTGCGCGTCTTTTCGGTGAACGTCTGGGAGCAGACGCCGGCCGGCGCAGCGGCCTTCATCGAGCGCAACGACTACGCGATGGAGCTGCTCTACGGCGACGACGCGCTGGCCAAGGCCTACGGCGTGGACGGCATTCCCTACCTCTGCGCCATCGACAAGCAGGGCCGGATCCGCTTCGAGGAGAAGGGCTACTCCCCCGAACTCGCCGAGAAGCTCGAGATCTGGGCGGAGGCCCTGATCAAGGAGTAGCCGTCTGCCCGAGCGGGCCGGCGAGGGAATCCGCCTGCGCAGCGACGAGCAGGCCCGCGCCGGCGAGCCAGGCCAGCAGTTCGCCCCTCACCAGGGTGTGGAACGCGGGCTCGCGCACGTTCAGGTGCCCCGCTTCGATCCAGCGCAGGGTCTTCGGCTCGCCGGCCGCGGCCGCCAGCGTCTCGCTGCAGGCGCGCGGCACGCGGGCGTCCCCCGTGGCGCCAAGCAAGAGAAGGGGCCGCGGCGCGACGGCGGCGATGTGGCGCCGGGGCTCCAGGGGCGCGGCGAGCACTGCGATCGCCCAGGCGGCCGGGACGGCCAGCGGCGCCGGCGCCCGGATGTTCGCGCGGGCGAGTCGCTCGAGATCCCCGGCGCCGAAGAGCAGGGCCGCCGCGGCGATGCGTTCGTCCAGAGCGGCCACGGCCGGCGCGAAGAGCGCGCCGAAGCTACCGCCCACGACCGTGACCCGCGCGGGATCCACCTCCGGGCGACTCAGCAGGTAGTCCGTGCCCAGCATGGCCGCGGGTACGGTCTCGAGCAGGGCCCGGCGCATGCGCGGCAGCGCGCGCAGGAACTCCCAGGCCGAGAGCCGCTCCCGCTTGCCGGCATAGGGGTAGTCGAGGCAGAGCAGCACCAGGCCC is drawn from bacterium and contains these coding sequences:
- a CDS encoding TlpA family protein disulfide reductase; translation: MCRVLASFLLLAALGALPAQAEEAAAPWTAERFGAEFGKTYSVQRALALCREAAAVSEDAALLRVILERWKGVDPADAEAFFAERQMQRPGSPLAAVLRGLACREPVEGLRWGRHAIEIEPGNLGAYELLTGIYLRGLLRAQTPAPGLAESFPDDREAFARFLSLSGESSQAQQAMENYLLYTGDAEGALALFERAKAAGARWATDQELARIQIYRGRYEEAKTLYAAGIDAMVQAGRLGAEERDEYVDYYWASGLREAKAYEVLLADQRARAVPGAADLAARHYDIGCLEALLGRRDPAFAALRAAAAAGYADPKHLAEDPDLASLREDPAWAPLAEQVAANKAAGRAARSTSALAAMIDRPAPDWTLRTLAGDSLRLADLRGQVLVLDFWATWCGPCRLAMPVLDEWMKTKKPAGLRVFSVNVWEQTPAGAAAFIERNDYAMELLYGDDALAKAYGVDGIPYLCAIDKQGRIRFEEKGYSPELAEKLEIWAEALIKE